In Pocillopora verrucosa isolate sample1 chromosome 13, ASM3666991v2, whole genome shotgun sequence, one genomic interval encodes:
- the LOC131779511 gene encoding cyclin-Y-like protein 1 gives MGNIHCCVLPSPRGGPAVKNEPYDRTGHANETFELPHISDREDLSNHKGTLFLHRSLSNPGNNGMFPGRRTFSTGSDSRKRNGMGGTLTRKCSSCSTIFLDDSTVSQPNLKSTIKCVALAIYYHIKNRDHDVRSLDIFDEKAHPLTHDPVPDYYDRVDPEHRHIYKFIKTLFHAAQLTAECAIITLVYLERLLTYAEIDVHPGNWKRILLGAILLSSKVWDDQAVWNVDYCQILKDITVEDMNELERAFLELLQFNINVPSSVYAKYYFDLRSLADANDLIFPLEPLSKERARKLEALSSVCDDRAHDVTLPILYRSKSADALIPRRKSMAILS, from the exons ATGGGTAACATTCACTGCTGTGTCCTTCCTTCACCTCGTGGTGGACCTGCAGTGAAAAACGAACCCTATGATAGAACAGGGCATGCCAACGAGACGTTCGAACTACCGCACATTAGCGATAGAGAAG ATCTATCAAACCACAAAGGAACCTTATTTTTACATCGATCCCTCTCCAATCCAG gTAACAATGGAATGTTTCCTGGAAGACGTACATTTTCAACAGGAAGTGATTCAAGGAAGAGAAATGGGATGGGG gGAACTCTGACAAGAAAATGTAGCTCTTGTTCAACAATCTTTCTTGATGACAGTACAGTGAGTCAGCCCAACCTTAAATCTACTATTAAATG TGTGGCTTTGGCAATATATTACCATATTAAGAACAG AGACCACGACGTGCGTTCTCTGGACATATTTGATGAAAAAGCTCACCCTCTCACA CATGATCCTGTGCCTGATTACTATGACAGAGTTGACCCAGAACACAGACATATATACAAGTTTATCAAAACTCTCTTTCATGCAGCTCAGCTTACAGCAGAATGTGCAATAATTACATTA GTTTATCTTGAAAGGCTGCTGACTTATGCCGAGATAGACGTTCATCCTGGAAACTGGAAAAGAATTTTATTAGGTGCCATTTTATTGTCATCCAAAGTATGGGATGATCAAGCTG TATGGAATGTCGACTACTGCCAAATTTTAAAAGACATAACAGTTGAAGACAT GAATGAATTGGAGAGAGCGTTCCTGGAGCTATTACAGTTTAATATAAATGTGCCATCAAGCGTCTATGctaaatattattttgacttGCGATCACTTGCGGATGCCAATGACCTGATTTTTCCTCTGGAACCACTGAGTAAAGAAAGGGCAAGGAAACTagag GCTCTTTCCAGTGTGTGTGATGACCGCGCGCACGATGTGACTCTGCCCATTTTATACCGCTCCAAAAGCGCCGATGCTCTGATCCCGCGTCGGAAAAGCATGGCTATTCTTTCATGA
- the LOC131779523 gene encoding outer dynein arm-docking complex subunit 4-like, which produces MYDDDDEPEGPKSSFTTYLSEGNVHFNQGEYKKALDSYTQALELQPGYKVCLVQRSKCYLRLGNADAALRDAEESLAEDKEYNKGLYQKAEALYSKGEFEYALLYYHRGYKLRQDQEEFKLGIQKAQEAIDNAIGSKARVKLENKGDLSFFAKQDEAKKTTKGYSKPTALAARNQQQAANRGKNTKSPVKSEKTVKKLLGELYADKKYLEKLMDDQDFIHGNSSKPIYDLVQDGLSYLDTRIEFWRQQEPLYARKNKKLPPRKSPQRQLPADTTKFILRSLEEIDQALADGDPETSLNKAQSTLKTVQSLGAESVPNKAEVVGNLYSCIGNAHLEMENYEEALKFHEKDLKAAKKMENKEAKSRALDNLGRLYAKMGEYTKAIDSWMEKLPLSKSVLESTWLYHEIGRCHLELKYYQDAKEFGQRSLAAAEQADDKVWQLNATVLAAQAEVKLGDLKDALQSFEKALDLAKILEDDAAENAISKAINDVNDRITQGVKSGEESAADEHEGAEESKETANEQNEETEAAKQTEEEEELVTEDSVKESHEEAKEDEAAEGNAKKDTEQEPDEANGATKDADQPAEDDGVKEQ; this is translated from the exons ATGtatgacgacgacgacgaacCAGAAGGGCCAAAGAGTTCTTTCACGACTTACCTTTCCGAAGGAAATGTGCATTTTAACCAGGGGGAATACAAAAAGGCTCTGGATAGTTACACTCAG GCCCTGGAGCTACAGCCAGGTTACAAAGTGTGTCTTGTCCAGCGATCAAAGTGTTACTTGAGGTTAGGCAATGCTGATGCCGCACTGAGAGACGCAGAAGAATCACTTGCAGAAGATAAAGAATATAACAAG GGCCTTTATCAGAAAGCAGAAGCACTTTATTCCAAGGGAGAGTTTGAGTATGCTCTCTTGTATTATCACCGTGGATATAAGCTGAGACAAGACCAGGAGGAGTTCAAACTTGGCATCCAGAAAGCTCAAGAGGCCATTGATAATGCTATTGGAA GTAAAGCCAGGgtcaaattggaaaataaaggaGATTTGTCCTTTTTTGCCAAACAGGATGAAGCT AAAAAGACAACTAAAGGCTACAGCAAACCAACTGCTCTGGCGGCAAGAAATCAACAACAAGCAGCAAACCGGGGAAAAAACACCAAAAGTCCTGTTAAATCAGAAAAAACAGTCAAAAAA cttttAGGTGAATTATATGCAGACAAGAAGTACCTTGAGAAACTAATGGATGACCAAG atTTTATTCATGGAAATAGCAGTAAACCAATTTATGATCTGGTCCAAGATGGCTTGAGTTATTTAGATACGAGAATTGAATTCTGGAGACAACAAGAACCACTCTATGCTCGCAAGAACAAGAAACTGCCCCCAAGAAAATCTCCTCAGAGGCAACTCCCTGCTGACACAACAAAATTCATCTTGAGATCCTTGGAGGAAATAGACCAGGCGTTGGCAGATGGTGATCCAGAGACAAGTTTAAATAAGGCACAGTCAACTTTAAAAACAGTACAGTCATTAGGAGCAGAGAGTGTCCCAAACAAGGCAGAGGTTGTGGGTAATTTGTACTCTTGTATTGGAAATGCTCATCTTGAGATGGAAAATTATGAAGAAGCTTTGAAGTTCCATGAAAAAGATCTGAAGGCTGCTAAAAAAAT GGAGAACAAGGAAGCTAAATCACGAGCACTGGACAACCTTGGAAGACTGTATGCTAAGATGGGAGAATACACCAAAGCTATCGATTCCTGGATGGAGAAACTTCCACTCAGTAAATCAGTTTTAGAAAGCACATGGCTTTATCATGAAATTGGCAGGTGTCATTTAGAGCTCAAATACTACCAGGATGCTAAGGAGTTTGGTCAAAGATCATTGGCTGCAGCAGAGCAAGCAGATGATAAAGTGTGGCAGCTTAATGCCACAGTTCTTGCAGCTCAAGCTGAAG TGAAGCTTGGAGATCTCAAAGATGCCCTGCAATCCTTTGAAAAAGCCCTAGACCTAGCCAAAATACTGGAGGATGATGCAGCTGAAAATGCCATATCCAAAGCCATCAATGATGTCAATGACAGGATCACACAAG GGGTCAAATCTGGAGAAGAAAGTGCTGCAGATGAACATGAAGGTGCAgaggaaagcaaagaaacagcAAATGAACAAAATGAGGAAACTGAGGCAGCTAAACAAacagaggaggaggaggaactAGTGACAGAAGACTCAGTCAAAGAAAGCCATGAGGAGGCAAAGGAGGATGAAGCTGCAGAAGGAAATGCAAAAAAGGATACAGAACAAGAACCAGATGAGGCAAATGGTGCAACAAAAGATGCTGATCAACCTGCTGAAGATGATGGAGTGAAGGAGCAATAA
- the LOC131779527 gene encoding hydroxysteroid 11-beta-dehydrogenase 1-like protein, translating into MAVLKVAAFLGIVTALVAVLIAWYTSENFDPETLRGKKVVICGASTGIGEELAYQYAKLGAQLLLVARREEELKKVVARCGDLGAQTANYVVADLSSLEAAKHLAEETNKLFDGPDVLILNHLKPFYELWNKNSNLEKVPQYFAVNTISYINIATLLLPGLRKTNGSILVVSSFAGVVPVPRVSTYCGNKHALHGFFDSLRQDLALQGQRGISVTLCVLGLIETKNARTMTKGLPVDKGIKGEPVDECALSMIKGAALRKRQIYFPWYLSFVETVHFFFPSFVESVIQVATNEKPMVDIWEW; encoded by the exons ATGGCGGTCTTGAAAGTTGCGGCGTTTCTAGGGATAGTCACAGCTCTTGTAGCGGTTTTGATTGCCTGGTACACGAGTGAGAATTTTGATCCTGAAACTCTGCGAGGCAAAAAGGTCGTGATTTGTGGAGCTTCGACTGGGATTGGAGAAGAACTCGCTTATCAATATGCCAAACTTGGAGCTCAACTTTTACTTGTTGCCAGGCGTGAAGAGGAACTTAAAAAAGTTGTTGCACGTTGTGGAGATTTAGGAGCACAGACGGCAAACTACGTTGTTGCTGATCTGTCTTCTTTGGAGGCTGCCAAGCATTTGGCTGAA GAAACTAACAAGCTATTTGATGGACCTGATGTATTGATTCTCAACCATTTAAAGCCATTTTACGAATTATGGAACAAGAACAGTAACCTCGAAAAAGTTCCACAGTACTTTGCTGTCAATACCATAAGTTATATCAATATTGCTACCTTACTGCTCCCTGGCCTTCGGAAGACCAATGGAAGCATACTTGTTGTGTCATCATTTGCTGGGGTTGTTCCTGTGCCAAGAGTTTCAACTTATTGTGGAAACAAGCACGCACTGCATGGATTTTTTGACAGCTTGCGTCAAGATTTAGCTCTGCAAGGCCAGCGTGGAATTTCTGTCACATTGTGTGTTTTAGGGTTGATCGAGACAAAAAATGCTCGCACTATGACCAAAGGCCTTCCTGTGGACAAAGGTATAAAGGGAGAACCTGTGGATGAATGTGCTCTTTCCATGATCAAAGGAGCTGCTTTAAGAAAACGGCAAATATATTTCCCATGGTATTTAAGTTTTGTTGAAACAGTACATTTCTTTTTCCCAAGTTTTGTTGAGAGTGTAATTCAAGTTGCTACCAATGAAAAACCAATGGTGGATATTTGGGAATGGTGA
- the LOC131779526 gene encoding alpha-1,3-mannosyl-glycoprotein 2-beta-N-acetylglucosaminyltransferase-like, with protein sequence MKVVFITKQGWWIILAACVFVLGNCVLLYRFINKTSIAELEKAARLKEISDSYLENFKESDSKLKDLAEAVQRLQSKPVKSDNVGLEIREQNNNEVHAGFQVETPAEVQLKAGPQKTATLLKSKLLLPVTTAAEEFVAAVLVMACNRPTVKRCLDLLIKYRPSVKEFPIVVSQDCGDAATANVIRSYGNQVSFIQQPDLSDVRDVPADMRGMMGYFKISRHYKWALGQVFDNMGYDTVLIVEDDLDIAPDFYEYFKATKPLLDKDPSLWCVSAWNDNGKEGMVKRNDVLYRTDFFPGLGWMMRKSLWIELEPKWPLGFWDDWMREASQRKNRSCIRPEIPRTRTFGRVGVSRGQFYDQHLKFIKLNDQKHPFSKTDLSYLLKDSYDQRFVVRVHSLPLVTADQLVEKKVFATNVQVHYSSPKNFEQVAKQLGAMTDFKAGIPRMAYKGIVSIVFSGINVHIVPSE encoded by the exons ATGAAAGTGGTATTTATAACAAAACAAGGCTGGTGGATTATACTTGCCGCTTGTGTATTTGTGCTAGGAAACTGCGTGCTTCTCTATCGCTTCATCAACAAGACTTCGATTGCTGAGCTAGAGAAAGCTGCCAGATTGAAGGAAATATCGGATAGCTATCTCGAAAATTTCAAGGAGTCGGACTCCAAATTAAAAGATTTAGCTGAAGCTGTTCAGAGATTGCAGAGTAAACCCGTGAAATCCGATAATGTTGGACTTGAGATACGtgaacaaaacaacaatgagGTTCATGCAGGCTTCCAAGTGGAAACACCAGCTGAAGTTCAGTTGAAAGCAGGGCCACAGAAAACTGCAACATTGTTGAAGTCAAAGTTACTTTTGCCAGTTACAACAGCGGCTGAGGAATTTGTGGCTGCAGTGCTAGTTATGGCGTGCAACAGACCAACAGTGAAGCGTTGTCTAGATCTTTTAATAAAGTATCGCCCTTCTGTTAAAGAATTCCCCATTGTTGTAAGCCAAGATTGTGGGGATGCTGCGACAGCAAATGTCATTAGATCATACGGAAATCAGGTCTCATTCATTCAACAACCAGACCTGTCAGATGTAAGAGATGTCCCGGCCGACATGCGTGGAATGATGGGTTACTTTAAAATAAGCCGTCATTATAAGTGGGCTTTGGGACAAGTATTTGATAACATGGGCTATGACACAGTCTTGATTGTTGAAGACGACCTTGATATTG CACCAGACTTTTATGAATACTTTAAAGCAACAAAACCCTTGCTGGACAAGGATCCAAGCTTATGGTGTGTCTCGGCTTGGAATGATAATGGAAAAGAAGGAATGGTTAAAAGAAATGATGTTCTTTACAGAACAGACTTTTTCCCTGGACTTGGCTGGATGATGAGAAAATCTCTTTGGATAGAACTAGAGCCAAAATGGCCTCTTGGATTTTGGGATGATTGGATGAGGGAAGCCTCGCAACGTAAAAACAGATCATGTATTCGACCAGAAATTCCACGGACAAGGACATTTGGCCGAGTAGGTGTTAGTCGTGGACAATTTTATGATCAgcatttgaaatttatcaagCTAAATGACCAAAAGCACCCATTTTCAAAAACAGACCTTTCCTATTTACTGAAAGACAGCTATGATCAAAGGTTTGTAGTACGTGTACATTCACTGCCTCTCGTAACTGCTGATCAATTGgtagaaaaaaaggtttttgccACAAATGTACAAGTTCACTACTCTTCGCCAAAGAACTTTGAACAAGTTGCCAAACAACTTGGTGCAATGACAGACTTTAAGGCAGGAATACCCAGAATGGCATACAAAGGCATAGTTTCAATTGTGTTCTCAGGAATTAATGTGCACATTGTTCCATCAGAGTAA